The candidate division WOR-3 bacterium genome contains the following window.
CGTCTTCGTTTTGAGCCGTCCCATTGTAAGAATAATCCGAGGCTTCCTGCGGCTGTGTCTCAATTGATGAAGCGGCAAAAAGAAGAGGATATATTCTGCTGGCAGTGACGTCAAAAGCTTTTATGTTTTCTTTTTCGGGTGTGCTGTACTTATAACCCCTCAGTCTGCCTTCGACGACAACCGGTGAACCCTTTTGCAGGTTCGCTTGAACTTTATCGGCGAGGAAATCAAACGCCGTTACTTTTATGAAAAAAGTGTCCGGCTCCGCCCATCCTTCTCCGGATTTCGCCCTTTTCGGCGTGCTTACCGCAATGGAGAATGAAGCGAATTGTTTCCCGCTTTGAGTGAACTTCACTTCGGGATCAGAAGCTACCCGTCCTGAAAGTATAAGAAAATTGATATTCGGCACCCTTATTTTTCCGTCAGGCATTGCCTTTCTCCTCTTCCTCGTCTTTCATTCGTATTACGAAATGTCTCAGTATTTCCGGACGCATGTTCAGAAACTTTTTATATCCCTCAATAAATCCCGGAGAAGATTTGAAATAATTGAATACATAATTTCCGGGGACCTTTCTGTTATTTTTCATTATGAGGTCCTTTTTTCCGGCTTCCTTCTGCGAAACGACTTCGCCTTTGTTAGCAGCTATGTATTCTGATATCTCGGCAAGGATTTCTCTCAATTTTTCTTCGCCGGTCCTCGCGTCGAGAATCAGAAGATTTTCGTATTTATTCATCTTCGGTCTTCCTCCTTTGAGCAGTATTGTCTGTTGTATTTATTCATTGCGTAATCTATACCTTTTAAGGCCCAGTCTATGATAGCCTCGAAAGATTTTTCGAGCACCTCTGAAAGCTGATCCTCCTGCGATGCTTCGAATGAGCTCAAGACAAATTCAGCAGGATCTTCGCCTTCCGGGAGAGGTCCTATACCGATTTTCAGCCTCTGAAACTTTTTCCCGGTGTAACTTTCAACGGAAGAAAAACCTTTGTGCCCCCCGCTGCTGCCCGCTCTTCTGAATCTCAAAGCGCCGAGTTTCAGTTCAAAATCGTCCGCTACGAAAAGAGATTCCCCGATTTCCTCGTCCGTAAGACCCATTATTGCAAGCACATCTCCGCTGTTGTTCATAAACCTTTTCGGTTTGACAAGCTCGAGTTCCGTTCCGTCGATTTTTGTCAGAAAACTGTCATAGTCTTTCCGCTTTATCCACTTCCCTCCGCAATTGCGGGCAAGTCCGTCCAGAACGATCATTCCTGCGTTATGCCTCGTCATTTCATACTTCTTTCCCGGATTGCCAAGTCCGAAAACGTGTAATCTCATTCCTCTTTTTCTTCAGCTGTTTCTGTTTCGGCGCCTTCGGCGGGTTCGACCTCAGGTTTTTCCTCACCGGCTTTGACAGCCTTCGGCGCTATCACTGCGGCTATGAGCTGGTGAATATCGTTGAGGCAACGCGCCTCTTTGAAATCTACATCGCTTACGTGAATTTTGTCCCCCAACTTCAGTTGGCTGACGTCTATTTCGATGTGTTCGGGAAGCTTGTCAGGGAGAGCTTCTATGAGGAGCTCTCTCATCGGAATCTCAAGTATTCCTCCGGTCTTTACTCCCTCGGGAGTTCCCTGCGTTATGACGGGAACTGTGACTTTCAAGAGCTCGTTGGCGTGAACGAGCTGAAGGTCCAGATGGAGAAGTCTGTCGGTCATCGGGTCTTTTTGATATTCCTTAATGACCGCGAGCACATTTTCTCCGCCCGAAAATTTCAAGTCGATGAGAGCCGGTTCGCCTTTAAGTTTTCTCATAACGGGAACAATCTTGTCTCTGTGAACCGTGAAATGCTTGTTTTCTTCTTTGTGTCCATAGATCACACCGGGAATAAAACCGCTGTTTCTTGTAGCTCTGGCGCTGTTTTTTCCCAATCCTTCCCTTTTTTCCACTTCAAGACTGATCTTATGCATATCCTACTCCTTTTTTTCATTTATAAAAAAAGTGAACTCAGAGAAGCTTCCTCGTGAATCCTGAGAATTGCCTCGCCGATTATCGAAGAAACTGATATTTCCCTGAAAAAATTCCTCATTTTATCCTTTTTGACGGGGATAGTGTCCGAATATACGAATTGTTCAATAGGCAGGCTTTCCATTTTTTCAACCGAATTCTGTGAAAGAAGTGGGTGAGCACAATAGACGTAAATTTTTGCGGCGCCTTTTTCGACAGCGGTTTTAACCGCATTTTCTATCGTTTTTCCCGTGTCTATTATGTCGTCTATTACGAGAACATTTTTTCCGCTTACATCCCCTATCAGATTGAACTTGCGCCCGATTCCTGTTTTGCCTCTTTTGTCGATGACGGCCAGAGGCAGGTCTCCCAATTGTTTAGCAAAAAACCTCGCTTTTGAAATGCGTCCGAGATTCGGAGACAAAACTGTCAGATCAGGAATATTCTGATCGGCAAAATAGCCGACCGCATTGTACGAACTGTATAGGTGATCAAATGGTATGTTGAAAAATCCTGAAAGTTGTTCGGTGTGAAGGTCCATTGTCACTATTCTGTCGGCTCCGGCTTTGGAGATGACATCTGCCATAAGCTTGGCCGATATCGGTACTCTCGGTTCGTCTTTTTTATCCTGTCTCGAATACCCGAAATAAGGGATTATAGAGGTTATCCTCCTCGCGGAGGCTCTCCTGGAGGCGTCTATCAGCAGGAGAAGCTCAAGAATGTTTTCGGCGGGCGGAAAAGTCGACTGTACTATAAAAACGTCGTCGCCTCTTATGCTCTCCATTATCCTCACTCTGACTTCCCCGTCAGGATACCTTTCAACGCACGCTTTGCAGGCGTCTGTTTTAAGATATTCGCAGATTCTGTCCGTTAGGGTCACGTTGCTGTTCCCGCTTAAAATCCTCATTTTTTCTCTTCGACCTTTTCTGGGGCGGGTGGATTCGAACCACCGAATGCGGGATCCAAAATCCCGTGTCTTGCCGCTTGACGACGCCCCATCATATTTCGAGGTCCCCGGCAGAACTCCATCCTGCTTTCGGGTCCGACGAAAATATTTTTACGTCTTCTCCTTTCAACCTTTTATCCAAATACATCATGGCGTTTTCGTAACCAGCGTTTTCACCGAAAAACCCGTATATTGACGAACCTGATCCGGACATCAACGCAAAATCAGCGCCCGCATCCAGAAGCGTGTCTCTGTAATATTCCAATTTTGAGTGACTTTTGAAAATCGTTGCCTCAAAATCGTTGTAAAATTTTTCACTCTTAAACTGAAAAATCATACTTTTATACTTTTCACGCTCATCTGTCAAGTCATAAGATTCGTAAGCTTCTTTTGTCGATACTCTTATCGAAGGGATAACGACAACAAACCGGCCGCTGACAATCTCATTTTCGAAAGTGAGGATGTCTCCTCTTCCTTCGGCTTTCGCCTTTCCGCCTCTCAGAAAAAACGGTACGTCACAGCCTAACTTTCTAGCCGTGTCTTCAGTTACTTTTCCCGACGGTGTTTTTCCGATGAAACAGGAGGTGTAAAGCAAAGTAACGGCGGCGTTTGAAGACCCGGCTCCTAGTCCCGTCCCCGGAGGTGTGCGTTTGAGAAGATTTATGCTGAAAAAGGGGATTCCTTCATATCGCTCCCTCATCAAATCGAGTGCTCTTATAACAAGGTTTTCTTTGCCTGAAGGAGCAGGTTCTCCGCTCACAGCAATCGTGTCTTCATCTTTTTTCTCTTCAAAACAAATCTCGTCGCCCCAGTCTAGGGACTGGAAAACGGTTTCAATCCCGTGATAGCCGTCTTCTCTTTTTCCTGTAATCCTGAGTGAAAGGTTCACTTTCACCGGACAAAGAAAACGCCTCATTTTCATTGTTTTTTGGAAAAAGAACCGTGCGCGGCGGCAGTCATTTCTTTCAGAAACGAAATATCTTTCTCAAGCGCAGTTCCGACGACTATTACGTCCGCTCCGGAAATCATCTTTTCCTCGACCTGCTCGGGTTTTTTCAATCCTCCGCCCACTATCACGGCTCCCGAGCAGTTTTGTCCGGCGCAAATCACGTAATCACATGGCACAGGATCCAAAGCTCCGCTACCCGCTTCGAGATAGACGTTTTTCATTCCCATACATTCGGCCGCCATCACGTGAGCGGCTAAAATGTCCTTTTTGTCCCGCGGGATGGGATTAGTGTTACTGACGAATTCGACCGCTGTTTTGCGGCCCGACTCGACCAGCAGATAAGCAACGGGTATGTTTTCCAGAAAGTATTTTTTCACGAACACGGCATTCTCGAGCTGTTCTTCTATCAGCCATCGCGGGTTCCGGCCTGAAATGAGAGTGAGAAAAAATACAGCGTCGGCTTCAGGGACAATGAATTTAGAGCTTCCTGGAAAAATTATCACGGGAAGTCCGGAACCCTTCTTGAGTTTGACTATGAATTCTCGCAGTGAATCCGTAAAAAGAGTCGAACCGCCTACGAGAACAGCGTCACACTCCGATTCAGCAATTTCTTCCGAAATGCGGGGGAGTTTCTCTAGCCCAATTTTATCCGGATCGAGCAAAGGAAAAAGCAGGGCTTTTTTCCCTCTCTCCGCTTTACAGATAAGGGTTTTCCAAATTTCCATTCTCTTCCTCTTTCAATGCCGCCGCGGCTTTTCGGGCTATTTCAAAAGAAAAACCCCTGTTTACAAGAACCGCGATAATATTCTTTTTTTTCCTTTTCTTTTCAGCCAGGTTGACAGCGAGGGAAAGTTCATCTCTCGACGCCGCTTTATCGGAATAAAGGCGCACCAAATCTTCACGTATCCCTCTAGCGCGCATTTTCTTTTCTATGTAAAAGCTTCCCGAGGGTTTGATGTCAGAATACTTTTTCAGCATACCTTCGGCGATTGCTTCCTCATCAATAAAACCCTTTGCAGAGAGAATTCTCAGAACTCTTTTCACGACCAAACGGGAGAACGAACGCGAACTCAGTTTGTCTTCAAGCTCTTTTACTGTCAAGTCTCCGTAAGACAGTAAAACGAGGGCTTTTTCGTAAGCCTTCAGGCTTTCGTCTTTCGTCCGCAGGAAAAACAGATCTCTCCCTGAAACGCAGGTTCCTTCTTTCCATTTGGGAAACACGACGTCGGACGAATATTGCGAGCCGTCATCAAGTTTAATGCTCCAGCCTTTTTTTCCGAGTTCTACTGATAAAATTGATTTTTCGGTCAATAATGCTTACGCCTCCGCAACCACAGAGACCGGAAGACCGAGTGCTTTTCTAATCTCGGTTTCCAGTTTGTCGGATAACTCGGGATGTTCTTTCAGGTAAATTCTCGTGTTTTCCTTGCCTTGACCTATATTTTCATCCTGATAAGAATACCAGGTTCCCGATCTTTTAATCAAATTAAGCTCAAGGGCTTTGTCGATGATCTCTCCGTGTTTTGATATTCCTTCGTTGAACAGAATATCGAAAGAGCCTTCCCGGAAAGGAGGCGCGACTTTATTCTTTACAACCTTCACTATAATCTCATTGCCCACGGCCTGATCACCGATTTTTAAAGTGCCTATCCTTTTTATTTCGAGCCTGCACGACGAATGGAATTTCAATGCTAGCCCTCCCGGAGTCGTCGTCGGATTGCCCATCATTATCCCGATTTTGTATCTGACCTGATTTATGAAAACAGCTGCCGTTCCGCTTCTCGAGACTCCTCCAGTGAGTTTTCTCATTGC
Protein-coding sequences here:
- a CDS encoding 50S ribosomal protein L25 yields the protein MHKISLEVEKREGLGKNSARATRNSGFIPGVIYGHKEENKHFTVHRDKIVPVMRKLKGEPALIDLKFSGGENVLAVIKEYQKDPMTDRLLHLDLQLVHANELLKVTVPVITQGTPEGVKTGGILEIPMRELLIEALPDKLPEHIEIDVSQLKLGDKIHVSDVDFKEARCLNDIHQLIAAVIAPKAVKAGEEKPEVEPAEGAETETAEEKEE
- a CDS encoding RecX family transcriptional regulator, translated to MTEKSILSVELGKKGWSIKLDDGSQYSSDVVFPKWKEGTCVSGRDLFFLRTKDESLKAYEKALVLLSYGDLTVKELEDKLSSRSFSRLVVKRVLRILSAKGFIDEEAIAEGMLKKYSDIKPSGSFYIEKKMRARGIREDLVRLYSDKAASRDELSLAVNLAEKKRKKKNIIAVLVNRGFSFEIARKAAAALKEEENGNLENPYL
- a CDS encoding geranylgeranylglyceryl/heptaprenylglyceryl phosphate synthase: MEIWKTLICKAERGKKALLFPLLDPDKIGLEKLPRISEEIAESECDAVLVGGSTLFTDSLREFIVKLKKGSGLPVIIFPGSSKFIVPEADAVFFLTLISGRNPRWLIEEQLENAVFVKKYFLENIPVAYLLVESGRKTAVEFVSNTNPIPRDKKDILAAHVMAAECMGMKNVYLEAGSGALDPVPCDYVICAGQNCSGAVIVGGGLKKPEQVEEKMISGADVIVVGTALEKDISFLKEMTAAAHGSFSKKQ
- a CDS encoding aminoacyl-tRNA hydrolase; translation: MRLHVFGLGNPGKKYEMTRHNAGMIVLDGLARNCGGKWIKRKDYDSFLTKIDGTELELVKPKRFMNNSGDVLAIMGLTDEEIGESLFVADDFELKLGALRFRRAGSSGGHKGFSSVESYTGKKFQRLKIGIGPLPEGEDPAEFVLSSFEASQEDQLSEVLEKSFEAIIDWALKGIDYAMNKYNRQYCSKEEDRR
- the rpsF gene encoding 30S ribosomal protein S6; this translates as MNKYENLLILDARTGEEKLREILAEISEYIAANKGEVVSQKEAGKKDLIMKNNRKVPGNYVFNYFKSSPGFIEGYKKFLNMRPEILRHFVIRMKDEEEEKGNA
- a CDS encoding single-stranded DNA-binding protein, yielding MPDGKIRVPNINFLILSGRVASDPEVKFTQSGKQFASFSIAVSTPKRAKSGEGWAEPDTFFIKVTAFDFLADKVQANLQKGSPVVVEGRLRGYKYSTPEKENIKAFDVTASRIYPLLFAASSIETQPQEASDYSYNGTAQNEDDDIPF
- a CDS encoding ribose-phosphate diphosphokinase, which produces MRILSGNSNVTLTDRICEYLKTDACKACVERYPDGEVRVRIMESIRGDDVFIVQSTFPPAENILELLLLIDASRRASARRITSIIPYFGYSRQDKKDEPRVPISAKLMADVISKAGADRIVTMDLHTEQLSGFFNIPFDHLYSSYNAVGYFADQNIPDLTVLSPNLGRISKARFFAKQLGDLPLAVIDKRGKTGIGRKFNLIGDVSGKNVLVIDDIIDTGKTIENAVKTAVEKGAAKIYVYCAHPLLSQNSVEKMESLPIEQFVYSDTIPVKKDKMRNFFREISVSSIIGEAILRIHEEASLSSLFL
- the ispE gene encoding 4-(cytidine 5'-diphospho)-2-C-methyl-D-erythritol kinase, translated to MKVNLSLRITGKREDGYHGIETVFQSLDWGDEICFEEKKDEDTIAVSGEPAPSGKENLVIRALDLMRERYEGIPFFSINLLKRTPPGTGLGAGSSNAAVTLLYTSCFIGKTPSGKVTEDTARKLGCDVPFFLRGGKAKAEGRGDILTFENEIVSGRFVVVIPSIRVSTKEAYESYDLTDEREKYKSMIFQFKSEKFYNDFEATIFKSHSKLEYYRDTLLDAGADFALMSGSGSSIYGFFGENAGYENAMMYLDKRLKGEDVKIFSSDPKAGWSSAGDLEI